The following nucleotide sequence is from Acidovorax radicis.
TTCCAATGTTGAAGAATGGGCTCGACCCAGCGCCAGGCTTCTTCCTGCTCGTCGCTGCGCACAAACAGGTTCAGGCGGCCGGCAATCACATCCAGCAGCAGACGCTCGTAGGCGCCCACGCGTTCGGCGCCAAAGCGCTGGTCGAAGTCCAGGTTCAAATGCACTTGCGACAGGGCCGGTTCGGCCTGGTGCTGGGCGGCGCCCTGGGCCATCAGGTGCAGCTCCAGCCCGTCCTTGGGCTGCAGGTTGATCACCAACCGGTTGGCTGCGCCTGCTGGCGTCTTGAAGATGGGGTGGGGCACGGGCCGGAAGTTGACGACGATGTGCGCGTCGCGCCCCGCCAGCCGTTTGCCGGTGCGGATATAGAACGGCACGCCCGCCCAGCGCCAGTTGGAAATCTCGGTGCGCAGCGCCACAAAGGTTTCGGTGGTGCTGTGTGGGGCCACCCCTTTTTCCTGCGCGTAGCCGGGCACCGGCTGGCCCTGGTGGTTGCCTGCGGCGTATTGCCCGCGAATCACATGCTGGCCGATGGTCTCCGGCGTCCAGGGCTTGAGCGACTGCAGCACCTTGAGCTTTTCGTCGCGGATGGCGTTGGCGCTGGAGCTGATCGGTGGCTCCATGCCAATGGCACACAACAACTGCAGTGCGTGGTTCTGCACCATGTCGCGCAGCGCACCGGTCTGGTCGTAGAAGGCGCCGCGTGTCTCCACGCCCAGCTCTTCGGCAATGGTGATCTGGATGTTGGCGATGTTCTCGCGCCGCCACAGGGGTTCGAACAAGGCGTTGCCAAAGCGCAATGCAAACAGGTTCTGCACCGATGGCTTGCCCAGGTAGTGGTCGATGCGAAAGACCTGTTCTTCCTTGAGCACACGGCGCAGGGTGTCATTGATGGCCTGGTTCGATGCGAGGTCGTGGCCCAGGGGTTTCTCCAGCACCACGCGCGTGGTGGGGCCGTTCAGACCCACTGCGGCGATTTGTTCACACACATTGGTGAACAGGCTGGGTGCGGTGGCGACATACATCACCACCGATTCGGCGCCACGCTCGCGCAGCATGTCGGCCAGGCGCGCGTAGTCCTGTGTTTGCGACAGGTCCATGCGCAGGTAATGCAGCAGTGCGCCAAAACGCTCGAACTCGTCCGGGGTGGGGCGCTTGGCCAGTTCCACACTGTCAAACCGAGACTGGATGAGGCTGCGGTATTGTTCGTCGCTCAGATCATCGCGGGCCACGGCAATGATGCGACCGCCTTGCGGGAGCGTGCCATGGCGGAACGCCTGAAACAATGCGGGCATGAGTTTGCGCCACGCCAGGTCACCAGTGCCGCCAAACAGGACGAGGTCAAAACTCATGGTGTCTCCGTGATGTAGGGATCATTTTATTGCGTGAAATTGTAATCACGTTACATGGGTTTTGGGCTATTTTTAAGGCGCTAATGCCTTTTGTCACCAGAAAAAACACGAAGCGCCCGTGTTATTTGTGTAATCAAGTTACTGATCAAGTTACTATCTCGGCGCGTTTCAACTTACCGCCGACATGCCAACCATGCCTACCCGTTGCGACCAGACTGATCCTTGGCCTCTTTTGCAGGCCCATTTCACCGCCCGGGGGCGCACCCTGGACATACGCGATGCCTTTGCCGAAGACGCTGACCGTTTCGCCCATTTTTGCCAGGCGGCACCCCACGTGTTTGCGGATCTTTCCAAAAACCTGTGGGATCGTGAGACCGAAACGTTGTTGCTTGATCTGGCGCGTGCCTGTGGTCTGGCGCAGCACCGCGATGCGATGTTTGCAGGGCAGGCCATCAACGCCACCGAACACCGTGCCGTGCTGCACACCTTGCTACGCCGCCCGGCCGGGTTGGTGCTGCCCGGTGATGTGGCAGAGACGCCGCAGCGTCTGGCCGATGTGCACACCACCCTCGATGCCATGCTGGTGTATGCCGACGCCGTGCGGGCGGACGACACCATCACCGATGTGGTGAACATCGGCATCGGTGGTTCAGACCTGGGGCCCCACATGGCCGTGCTGGCGCTGGAGGCATCTCGCATGCCCACCAAGCGGCTGCATTTTGTGTCGAATGTGGATGGCCATGAGCTGCATACGGTGCTCAAGACGCTGCGGCCCGAAAGCACCTTGTTCCTTGTCGCATCCAAGACTTTCACCACCACGGAAACCATGACCAACGCCCGCTCGGCACTGGCCTGGTTTGCCGCAGGAGGGGGGCACAACGTGGGGCGCCATTTTGTGGCGCTCACCACGAATGTCGACGCAGCGCAGGCGCTGGGCATCACCACCACCTTTGGTTTTTGGGACTGGGTCGGCGGGCGGTATTCGCTGTGGTCGGCCATTGGCCTGCCCTTGGCGATCTCGATTGGTTCCGCCGGTTTCAGGGATCTGCTGGCCGGCGCGCATGCGATGGACGAACACTTTCGCACGGCGCCCCTCGCGCAGAACCTGCCGGTACGCCTGGGCTTGCTCGATGTCTGGTACCGCAACTTTCACGGCTTCACCACCCGCTGCATCGCGCCCTACCATGCGGCGCTGCGGCGGCTGCCTGCCTACCTGCAGCAGTTGGAGATGGAGAGCAATGGCAAGCGGGTTGCGCTCGATGGCCAACCTCTGGCCGTCGCCACATCGCCCGTGTTGTGGGGTGAGCCTGGCACGAATGGCCAGCATGCGTTTTTCCAGATGCTGCACCAGGGCACGGACGTGATTCCGCTGGAGGTGATTGCGGTGCGCCAGCCCACGCACCCGCTGCCGGGGCACCACCACAAGCTGCTGGCGAATGCGCTGGCGCAGGCGCAGGCACTGATGGAGGGTCAACGCAGCGACGACGGCCACCGGCACTTTCCGGGCAACCGGCCCAGCACCTTTTTGCTGCTTGAATCCCTCACGCCCGCATCGCTGGGGGCGCTGATTGCATTGCAGGAGCACCGCGTGTTCGTGAGTGGCTGCCTGTGGGGCATCAACAGCTTTGACCAGTGGGGTGTGGAGCTGGGCAAGGTGCTGGCCAGGAATCTGGAGGAGCGGCTGGAGTCGGGCGACGTGGCGGGGCTCGATGCCTCCACAGCGGGCCTGCTGGCGCGACTGCGCAGCATGTGATCGTCTCTGCGAACAATCACAACCCATCGTCAACAGACACACCCGACACCCCCGCTCTGAAACCCGGCGCATCCCTTGCCGGTGACTGCAGGCGTGACATTCTTGAGGGCAGAGACCAACCCATGACAGCATCGCAGCCTGATTTCCGGTCGCCCGATTTCTTGCGTGGCCATATCCGCCAGACCATGGCGTTCTACGACCCCGTCGCCACCGATCCCTCGGGGGGCATGTACCACTTCTTTCTGGACGATGGCACTGTCTATGACGAACGCACGCGCCACCTGGTCAGCGCGACACGGTTTGTGGTGACCCATGCGCTGCTGTGGCAAGTGACCGGCGAAGCGCCCTACCGCGAGCGCATGGCGCATGCCGTCCGATTCTTGCGCACCGCATTTCTCGACCCCGCCACCGGTGGCTATGCGTGGTTGATCGACTGGCACCAGGGGCGTGCGACGGTGCTGGACGCCACGCGGCATTGCTACGGCATGGCGTTTGTCATGCTGGCGTATGCGCGTGCGCACGAAGCCGGTTTGCCCGAAGCGCGGCAATGGCTGGCCGAAGCGTTCGACACCGCGGAGCGCCATTTCTGGCAGCCAGCCGCAGGCCTGTATGCCGACGAGGCAACGCCCGCGTGGGTGCTGTCAGGCTACCGGGGGCAGAACGCCAACATGCATGCCTGTGAAGCCCTGATGGCCGCGTTTCGCGCCACGGGCGAGCAGCGCTACCTGCAGCGCGCCGAGCAGTTGGCCCACGGCGTTTGCCAGAAGCAGGCGGCGCTCACCCAGGGCCGGGTGGGGTGGATCTGGGAGCACTTTCGCAGCGATTGGTCGCTTGACTGGGACTACAACCGCCACGACCGGACCAACATCTTTCGGCCCTGGGGGTTTCAGATCGGCCACCAGACCGAGTGGGCCAAGCTGCTGCTGCAACTCGATGCGCTGGCCCCCGCCGACTGGCATGCACCGTGTGCGCGATTCCTGTTTGATGAGGCGTTGACCGTTGGGTGGGATGCCAAGCACGGCGGCATTTACTACGGCATGGCGCCCGATGGCAGCATCTGCGACGACGGCAAATACCACTGGGTGCAGGCCGAGAGCATGGCAGCGGCTGCCTTGCTGGCACTGCATACTGGCGAGTCGCGTTATGGGGACTGGTATGACCGCATCTGGGCGTATTGCTGGCAGCACTTCGTGGACCACGAGCACGGTGCTTGGTTCCGCATCCTGGATGGCCGCAACCTCAACCACACCCGCGAAAAGAGCAACGCGGGCAAGGTCGACTACCACAACATGGGGGCATGCTTTGATGTGTTGGCGGCCCTGCAATGGCGTGGGGCCGGGTTTTGAAGCCTTTTAGGCCTCTAGCGATTGATGGGCAAGCGTGAGCAGCTATCAATTTTGATAATTACGCCACACCCATGGGGAAGAAGTTCACGGGCAGACCGGCGACTTCCACGCGCGCGCTGAACAGCGAGCCTGCCGGAGTCGGTGCCTCCAGCTCTGCCTGCGGCCGCCCACTGCGTGCCGACGTGACATAAAGCGTGCACAGGTCGTCCCCGCCAAAACACACCATCGTGGGGCATTCGACGGGCGTGGTCATGCGCTGCAGCACGCTGCCGCTGGGGGAGAGTTGCAGCACGCAGGCCCCTTCGTACATGGCGACCCAGTAGTTGCCCTGCACGTCCACCGCCGCGCCGTCAGGCCGCCCCCCGTAAGGCTTGCCATCTACCTTGCGCTCAAATTGCACCCACGGCTGGCGGTGGGTGATAGTGCCGGTTTGCGCATTGAACGCAAACTGGTCGATGCGGTGTTCGGGGGTGTTGGACCAATACATGAACCGGTCGTCGGGGCTGAACGCCAGGCCATTGGCGGTGAAGTTGTCGCCCGCCATGCACTCCACCGCGTAACCACCGTGCGCCAGCGCTTCCAGCCGCCACAGCGCAGCGTCGGGATGGGTGCGGGGCGTCACGACCGAGCCTGCCCAGAAGCGCCCCTGGCTGTCGCAGCGGCCGTCATTCAGACGCAGTCTGTGGGGGTCATGCCATGCTACTGGCAGCAACGCCAGGCATTGCAGCGCGCCCGTGGTGGTGTTGAGAAAATAGAAACCATCACGTAACCCGATTACAAGCCCGCCGCCCGCAACAGGGGCGCAACAGGCGGGCTCGCTGGGGGTAGGCCACTGCAGGTGAAGCCCGGTGGCGGGATCCCAGGCATGGACCCTGAAGCCCTGTATATCACACCAGTAAAGGCGCTTTTCGAGAGGGTGCCAGAAGGGCGATTCGCCCAACTCGGAGGGCGGTAGCGGCAATGGCTGGAAGGTCATGGATTGATGTGATTCGGTTATCGAGTTACATTCTAGGGCCTCAGATTCAGGTTTGCCAGCAGGCCAAACCCCACCCACCGATGGAGCATTCCCCATGCACTCAGTCGTAGCGCGCGTGACGGCGCGCATCATTCAGCGCAGTGCGCCCACCCGCTCGGCCTACCTTGCCGGCGTGGACGCCATGATTCACCGCAAACCAGCACAAGACCGCATGGGTTGTGCCAACCTGGCGCATGCATACGCTGCCTTGCCGGGCGCCGAGAAATTCAAGATCGCCGTGGAGAAGGCGCCCACTATTGGCGTGGTGACGGCCTACAACGACATGTTGTCGGCCCACCAGCCGTACCACAGCTTCCCTGCGCTGTTGCGCGACGAAGCGGCGCGGCACAACGCCACGGTGCAGGTCGCCGGCGGCGTGCCCGCCATGTGTGATGGTGTCACGCAGGGCACGCCGGGCATGGAGCTGTCCTTGTTCTCGCGCGATGTCATCGCCATGGCCACTGCGGTGGCGCTGTCCCACGATGTGTTTGATGGTGCACTGCTGCTGGGGGTGTGCGACAAGATCGTGCCGGGCCTGCTGATTGGCGCGCTGCACTATGGGCATCTGCCCTGCGTTTTTGTGCCTGCCGGGCCCATGGGCACGGGCCTGTCGAACAAGGACAAATCCAAGGTGCGCGAGCAATATGCGCAAGGCTTGGTGGGCCGCGACGAGTTGCTCAAGGCCGAATCCGCCGCGTACCACAGCCCCGGCACCTGCACCTTCTACGGCACGGCCAACAGCAACCAGATGCTGCTCGAAGCGATGGGCCTGCACGTGCCGGGCGCGGCCTTTGCGCCGCCGGGCTCCGAAGAGCGCGAAGCCTTCACCCGGCAGGCGGTGCGCACGGTGCTGGACATCGGCAAACGTGGCCAGCGCTTTACCCCCATTGGTCATTTGGTGAATGAGCACTGCATCGTCAACGCCATGGTGGCGTTGCTCGCAACGGGCGGCTCCACCAACCACCTGATTCACTGGGTGGCCATTGCACGCAGCGCCGGCATCCTGATCGACTGGACGGATTTCGACGAGCTCTCGGCGGCGGTGCCGCTGCTCGCCCGCGTTTATCCCAATGGCGATGCCGATGTGAATCAGTTTGAGGCCGCAGGCGGGCCCCCATGGATTTTGCGCGAGCTGTTGAACAATGGCCTGATGCATCCCGACGTGCTCAGTGTGAATGCAGGCGGCATTGCCGCCGGGGGGCAGAGTGCCCCGGCCGTGTCGGGTGATGCCTCCGTGCTGCGGCCGGTGAGCCAGCCGTTTTCTGCCACCGGTGGCCTTCGCCTCTTGCAAGGGCGCCTTGGCCGCGCGGTGATCAAAGTGTCGGCCGTGCCCGATGACCGGCATGTGATCGAAGCGCCCGCTCGTGTTTTTGACTCGCAGGAGGCGTTGCTTGCCGCGTTCAGCGCGGGCGATGTGCAGCAGGATATGGTGGCGGTGGTGCGGTTCCAGGGCCCGCAGGCCAATGGCATGCCCGAGTTGCACAAGCTCACGCCCCCCCTGGCCGTGCTGCAGAACCAGGGTTTCAAGGTGGCGCTGGTCACCGATGGCCGCATGAGCGGTGCGTCTGGCAAGGTGCCGGCGGCCATCCACGTCACGCCCGAAGCGCTCGCTGGTGGGCCACTGGCGCTGGTGCGCGACGGTGACATCGTGCGGGTCGACGCTGTGGCCGGCAGACTGGACGTCCTGGTCGATGAGGCCGAATGGGCCGCACGCACACCGGCGCCCCACACACCGGCCTCCCAAACCGGCTTTGGCCGTGAACTTTTCACTAACTTTCGCCGCAACGCTGGCGGTGCTGAACAAGGAGCCTGCACATGGCTGTAAACCCACCTGGCGCAACCGCCATGAATCCGCTAGACATCGCCAGCCACGGGCCGGTGATTCCCGTCATCGTGATTGACCGTCTGCAGGACGCGTTGCCCTTGGCGCAAGCGCTGTTGGCCGGGGGGGTGAAGGTGTTGGAGGTGACGCTGCGCACCGCAGCCGGCCTGCCAGCAATTGAAGCCATTGCGCGCCATTTGCCCGAAGCCGTGGTGGGCGTGGGCACCGTGCTCAATGCCGATGACGCACGCCGCGCCAGCGAAGCCGGTGCCCGCTTTGCGGTGAGCCCTGGCTACACCTCTGAAGTCGGCAGCGCCTGCAAGAGCCTGCACCTGCCCCTGTTGCCTGGCGTGTCCACGTCCAGCGAAATCATGAGGGCGCTGGCCGATGGTTTCTCGTTCCTGAAGCTGTTCCCTGCTGAAGCCGTGGGTGGCATCCCGCTGCTCAAGTCGTGGGCGAGTCCCTTTGGCCAGGTGAGCTTTTGCCCCACAGGGGGCATCAACACGACCACGGCACCCCGATACCTTGAATTGCCCAACGTGCGTTGCGTGGGGGGGTCATGGCTCACGCCGGCGCAAGCCGTGCGAGAAGGCAATTGGGCGCATATCACCCAGCTCGCGCGCGAAACCCACGCCTTGCGCGCCGCCTGAGTGAAGGCTGATGAGGTGACGGGTCAGGCCCTGCGGGCCCGCTCGCCACTTCACAGCTTGAGCTTGGTGCGGCCTTGGCGCGCAGGTTTCGCCGAGGGTGCGGCAAAGCCTGCGTTCATCCGCTCCATCCATAAAAGGCTGTCCATCTGCGCCCAAAAGTGCCGCAGATAGTCTGGCGAGAGCGTGCGCATCAGGTTCAAAGAGCGCAACATGAGTTTGTGCGAATTGAGCGGCCCCGCGTTTTCAGGCCCAGCGTGCAAGGCCTGTGTCACCTGCTTTTCTGCTGAAATTTTCGACCAGACCTCGCTGAATTGGCGCACGCTGCGCAGGTCGGACATGCTCTGCGTACCATCCACCAGCGCTTGGTTGGCATCGGCGCGCGCGCGTGTGTTCAAGTCACGATTGAGCTGGGACAAGCCGTTCTCTGCGGGGGGCTTCGGTGCGTGGTTCTGTGCGTGGTTTGGTGCGGCCTGGAGCGTGCGGGCGTCATGTTGGTACGCGACAAGCGCTTCGTGCAGCTTGCGCTCCAGCAGCACTTGCACGGCCGCCGGTTGCAAGCGCATTCTGCGATCCAGTGTTTCGAGGTAGCGAAAACGCACAGGATCGTGTTGATGAGCGCCTTCGGACCGCAAGGACTCCAGCGTTGAGTCACTCATGGGGCGTGGTAGTGTTTGAATTTTTCAGGTGGGCAGCTTTGGGCACCGGCGCCATCTCGACGCGGCGGTTTTTTGCGCGTCCATGCTCATCCACGTTGTCCGCCACGGGTTGTTCCGCGCCAAAAGCCGCTGCAAACACCTGGGAGGACGGCATGCCCACGTCAATCAGTGCGCGGGCCACGGTCAGTGCCCGTTGTGCCGACAACTCCAGGTTGTCCGCGAAGCGCTGATTGGGGCCGCGCAGCAAGGTGGTATTGTCGGTGAAGCCGCTCACCATCAGCATCTCGTCGCGTTCGCGCAGATAGACCTGCAAAGGCGGCACCAGGCTCTCCAGCAGTTGGCGGCCTTCAGCGCGAAGGTCTGCGGAGCCCGTGGAAAACAACACGCTGCCACTGATGCCGATGCGGCCATTGTTGACAGTCACTCGGCCGCTGGCCAGTGGGATCGCGAGCGCCTTTTCGAGCGCCATCCTGCGCTTTTCCTCCATCTGGCGCTTTTCGACTTCCTGCTTCAAACTGGCCACCAGGTCGATCTGTACCACCAGAACGCCCACCAGGATGAGCACAAAAGCGCCCAGCAGGCCCGCCATGAGGTCACCGAAAACGGCCCACACCGGGGCGGTCTGTTCGGTGGCATCGTCCAGTGTGTCGTCCATGCCGGTCATGCGGAAATCTCTTGCGGCCGCGCGCCTGCCCGCTCATGAAGCCGTTGCAGGTCCTCGACAATGCCTCTTTGGGACGAGATGCTCAGATCGATGACTTCGCGCGCCTGCGCAACGTAATACGCCAGTTGTTCATCGCTGCGGGCCATCGCCTGGCTGAGGGTGTTCTCCACGCCCGAGAGGCCTTCCACAAGCTTGTGGTTGCTGGCGCTGAACAGCGCAACGCCGTGGCTGAATGACTCGCCCAGGCTGGCCAACTCCACGGCGCTGGCGCTGACGTGCGCGGCCACGCCATCCATCTGCGTCGTCTGCGCATCCAGCAAGTGGGCGAATTGCTGGCCGGCCTGCTCCAGCACAGACGCAGCCGATGCGACCAGCGACTCGATGGCCGCGCGTTGCTGCAGCGTGGCCGTGTTCACCGAGTGCAGCAGGGTGCCCATCTGCTCTGTGATGGCCGTGCGTTCCGACAACGCCGCGTTGTCGCGTTCGCTCAGCTGTGCCATTTCCTGGCGCAACTGGGTGATGACACCTGCTGCGGCCTGTGGCACCTCGGAGGCGGTTTGCAGCATGCGGGTGAGCGGCTCTTCAAGGGCAGCGCCGAGAGTGGCCAGATGCGTGGCGACCGCGCCTTGCAAGGCATCCAGCCGTTCGATGGCGGCCTGGCCGCGCGTGGCCTCTGCGTCTCGCAGTGCGGACAGCTCCGTGCGCCACACCCCCGCCAGCGCATCCATGCGCTGGCCTTGTGCCTGCTCCCATTGGGTTTCGGCCTGCATGCGGGCGCGCATCAGGGCATCGGTCTGCTCGGTCCAGCGGGCCGCACTGCCCAGCACCTGGGCCATCTGCTCGCTGATACCTTGGGTGATTCGGGTGGCAGCG
It contains:
- a CDS encoding AGE family epimerase/isomerase, with amino-acid sequence MTASQPDFRSPDFLRGHIRQTMAFYDPVATDPSGGMYHFFLDDGTVYDERTRHLVSATRFVVTHALLWQVTGEAPYRERMAHAVRFLRTAFLDPATGGYAWLIDWHQGRATVLDATRHCYGMAFVMLAYARAHEAGLPEARQWLAEAFDTAERHFWQPAAGLYADEATPAWVLSGYRGQNANMHACEALMAAFRATGEQRYLQRAEQLAHGVCQKQAALTQGRVGWIWEHFRSDWSLDWDYNRHDRTNIFRPWGFQIGHQTEWAKLLLQLDALAPADWHAPCARFLFDEALTVGWDAKHGGIYYGMAPDGSICDDGKYHWVQAESMAAAALLALHTGESRYGDWYDRIWAYCWQHFVDHEHGAWFRILDGRNLNHTREKSNAGKVDYHNMGACFDVLAALQWRGAGF
- a CDS encoding SMP-30/gluconolactonase/LRE family protein, producing the protein MTFQPLPLPPSELGESPFWHPLEKRLYWCDIQGFRVHAWDPATGLHLQWPTPSEPACCAPVAGGGLVIGLRDGFYFLNTTTGALQCLALLPVAWHDPHRLRLNDGRCDSQGRFWAGSVVTPRTHPDAALWRLEALAHGGYAVECMAGDNFTANGLAFSPDDRFMYWSNTPEHRIDQFAFNAQTGTITHRQPWVQFERKVDGKPYGGRPDGAAVDVQGNYWVAMYEGACVLQLSPSGSVLQRMTTPVECPTMVCFGGDDLCTLYVTSARSGRPQAELEAPTPAGSLFSARVEVAGLPVNFFPMGVA
- a CDS encoding OmpA family protein; translated protein: MTGMDDTLDDATEQTAPVWAVFGDLMAGLLGAFVLILVGVLVVQIDLVASLKQEVEKRQMEEKRRMALEKALAIPLASGRVTVNNGRIGISGSVLFSTGSADLRAEGRQLLESLVPPLQVYLRERDEMLMVSGFTDNTTLLRGPNQRFADNLELSAQRALTVARALIDVGMPSSQVFAAAFGAEQPVADNVDEHGRAKNRRVEMAPVPKAAHLKNSNTTTPHE
- the eda gene encoding bifunctional 4-hydroxy-2-oxoglutarate aldolase/2-dehydro-3-deoxy-phosphogluconate aldolase is translated as MAVNPPGATAMNPLDIASHGPVIPVIVIDRLQDALPLAQALLAGGVKVLEVTLRTAAGLPAIEAIARHLPEAVVGVGTVLNADDARRASEAGARFAVSPGYTSEVGSACKSLHLPLLPGVSTSSEIMRALADGFSFLKLFPAEAVGGIPLLKSWASPFGQVSFCPTGGINTTTAPRYLELPNVRCVGGSWLTPAQAVREGNWAHITQLARETHALRAA
- a CDS encoding DUF2894 domain-containing protein, which translates into the protein MSDSTLESLRSEGAHQHDPVRFRYLETLDRRMRLQPAAVQVLLERKLHEALVAYQHDARTLQAAPNHAQNHAPKPPAENGLSQLNRDLNTRARADANQALVDGTQSMSDLRSVRQFSEVWSKISAEKQVTQALHAGPENAGPLNSHKLMLRSLNLMRTLSPDYLRHFWAQMDSLLWMERMNAGFAAPSAKPARQGRTKLKL
- the pgi gene encoding glucose-6-phosphate isomerase — its product is MPTRCDQTDPWPLLQAHFTARGRTLDIRDAFAEDADRFAHFCQAAPHVFADLSKNLWDRETETLLLDLARACGLAQHRDAMFAGQAINATEHRAVLHTLLRRPAGLVLPGDVAETPQRLADVHTTLDAMLVYADAVRADDTITDVVNIGIGGSDLGPHMAVLALEASRMPTKRLHFVSNVDGHELHTVLKTLRPESTLFLVASKTFTTTETMTNARSALAWFAAGGGHNVGRHFVALTTNVDAAQALGITTTFGFWDWVGGRYSLWSAIGLPLAISIGSAGFRDLLAGAHAMDEHFRTAPLAQNLPVRLGLLDVWYRNFHGFTTRCIAPYHAALRRLPAYLQQLEMESNGKRVALDGQPLAVATSPVLWGEPGTNGQHAFFQMLHQGTDVIPLEVIAVRQPTHPLPGHHHKLLANALAQAQALMEGQRSDDGHRHFPGNRPSTFLLLESLTPASLGALIALQEHRVFVSGCLWGINSFDQWGVELGKVLARNLEERLESGDVAGLDASTAGLLARLRSM
- the edd gene encoding phosphogluconate dehydratase — protein: MHSVVARVTARIIQRSAPTRSAYLAGVDAMIHRKPAQDRMGCANLAHAYAALPGAEKFKIAVEKAPTIGVVTAYNDMLSAHQPYHSFPALLRDEAARHNATVQVAGGVPAMCDGVTQGTPGMELSLFSRDVIAMATAVALSHDVFDGALLLGVCDKIVPGLLIGALHYGHLPCVFVPAGPMGTGLSNKDKSKVREQYAQGLVGRDELLKAESAAYHSPGTCTFYGTANSNQMLLEAMGLHVPGAAFAPPGSEEREAFTRQAVRTVLDIGKRGQRFTPIGHLVNEHCIVNAMVALLATGGSTNHLIHWVAIARSAGILIDWTDFDELSAAVPLLARVYPNGDADVNQFEAAGGPPWILRELLNNGLMHPDVLSVNAGGIAAGGQSAPAVSGDASVLRPVSQPFSATGGLRLLQGRLGRAVIKVSAVPDDRHVIEAPARVFDSQEALLAAFSAGDVQQDMVAVVRFQGPQANGMPELHKLTPPLAVLQNQGFKVALVTDGRMSGASGKVPAAIHVTPEALAGGPLALVRDGDIVRVDAVAGRLDVLVDEAEWAARTPAPHTPASQTGFGRELFTNFRRNAGGAEQGACTWL
- the zwf gene encoding glucose-6-phosphate dehydrogenase produces the protein MSFDLVLFGGTGDLAWRKLMPALFQAFRHGTLPQGGRIIAVARDDLSDEQYRSLIQSRFDSVELAKRPTPDEFERFGALLHYLRMDLSQTQDYARLADMLRERGAESVVMYVATAPSLFTNVCEQIAAVGLNGPTTRVVLEKPLGHDLASNQAINDTLRRVLKEEQVFRIDHYLGKPSVQNLFALRFGNALFEPLWRRENIANIQITIAEELGVETRGAFYDQTGALRDMVQNHALQLLCAIGMEPPISSSANAIRDEKLKVLQSLKPWTPETIGQHVIRGQYAAGNHQGQPVPGYAQEKGVAPHSTTETFVALRTEISNWRWAGVPFYIRTGKRLAGRDAHIVVNFRPVPHPIFKTPAGAANRLVINLQPKDGLELHLMAQGAAQHQAEPALSQVHLNLDFDQRFGAERVGAYERLLLDVIAGRLNLFVRSDEQEEAWRWVEPILQHWKDDAAGPRLYPAGTWGPRAASAMIARDGHCWSEEM